GGGCCAGTGCCAATGCACACATCGCCAATGAGCAGGTCGCGGGCGGGGGAGCCGTCCTTGTCGGTCGTATCCTGCCACTTAAGGGAGTCAATCACGCCCTGGTAGCCGCGCTTGGCTTGCTCTAGGTAGGACTCGTCGAGCAGGCCCAGGCGCACGGCCTTGGCGATGGCTGCCACGAAGAGCGAGCTGCAGGAGTTCTCCGGCCAGTTGCCAGCCTGCTTCACCTTGTCGAGCACCTGCCACCAGCGGCCGTCCGGTCCCTGGTACTTGCACACGGCAGTCAGCAGGTCTTGCAGGGCCTGAATGATCTTGGGACGGTCGGGGTGGTCTTCGGGGATGTTGTCCAGGTCGTCGAGCAGGGCCACGGGCACCCAGCCTACGGAGCGACCCCAGTACTCGGGGGATAGGCCTGTCTCGGGGTCGCTAAAGGGGTAAACCCGGTCGGGATCGTACACATGCCTCCAGAGCCCTGTGGACTTCACTTCCGTTTTTTCGCGCATGAGGAGGGCCTGCTTGCAAGCCTCGTCAATCATGTCGGGCCGGTTGAAGCGCCGCCCGTACTCGGTCATGAAGGGGCCGCCCATGTACAGGCCGTCCAGCCACATCTGCCGGGGCACGTCCGTGCGATGCCAGAAGCCGCCCTCGTCGTTCTTGCGGTAGTGGTCAATCTCGTCGGTCAAAAAGTCCAGGGCGTGCCGGTAGCGCTCGTCGCCGGTGCGCTCGTAGATGGGGAAGATCAGAATGCCGGGCATAATGTCGTCCAGGCAGATGTCCTCTTGGTTGAGCACCTTGCCGTCGGGTGTCAGGTTGGAGTCCACCCAATCTTTCATGTAGTCAAACTCAGATTCGCGCCCGTCCAGCAGGTAGGTCTGGTAGACGCCTGAGAGGAACACGCCCTGGTGGTAGTGGAAGTGGTGGGCCGGAGGCAAGTCGGCCGCCTTGTACTTGCGCTGCGTGGTCTCGATGGTTGCATGTGCATAGTCGAGTGGTGTCATTGCCTGCTCCTTTGGTGGATTGGTCGCCATGAATCCTTCTTCGTTGATGGACTTACCGTAGCTGCTACAACCCCTGTAGCAGCGGAACTCATACTAGTCTAAAGCATTACGCTCCGGCTTGTACACTCGTGTATGTCGCGGGGCCTGGGACCGGGCCTTGGCGCGCGTTTGGCGGCTCTTCTGCGGCGAGTAAACGCCGGGCTAACTGCAAGGCTCCCTCTACCGGAGGCTGGTTGAGGACTTGTAGCTGCAAGGGTTGGGGATTGACCTGTGCCAGCCGATCAGCCAGTTCGCGCACCATGATGGGCTGGTGGGTAATTACGCCACCGGCTGCAACGACGCTCCTGCCCTGCGCTCCACGGGCCAGTAGGGAAGTGATGGCCTGCGTCATGTGCTCCAGGGCTTGGTCCAACACGCCTCGGGCCAGCCGCGAACCGGCTTCCAAGGCTGTAAAGAAGGCGGGAGCAAGCTTGCCCCAGGCGGCGTCGCTGGCTTGGCTGCCGAAAGCGAGCGGCAGGTCGGTCACCGCTTCCAGGTCGAGTTCGTTGGCAAACGAGCGCCAGAGGGGGTCGGTCATCACCACGTCTTCGCCTGCGCGCACCGCCTCCTGCAGGATGGCCCGCACGCTCTCCCGGGCCAGGGCCGGTGCGGAGCCGAAGTCCCCAAAGAGCCAGCCGTAGCCATAGCCGTCAGCGCGCAAAAAGCTACCGTCCGCCCGCCTGCCCACAGCCACCATGCCAGTGCCCACTACCAGGGCCATGCTGCTGGCGAGTCCTGCTGCCGGGCCGAGCAGCTCGGCGTCGTTGACCACGCGCACGGGCCCTCCCGCCGCAAAGTGCTGGTCCATCACCTGCTGGCCGAGTGCGAGCTGGCTGCTGCTGTCGCCGCCGTGCAAGCCTATGCAGATGGCTACTGCCGCCGGGCGCCCGCTGGTCAGGGCAGGTCCGCTGGTCAGGGCAGGTCCGCAGGCCGCCAATTTGCCTTCAATCAGCGTCGCCAGCGCCTGCATGTCGGCCTTGAGCACGGTGTCGGACTCTTGCCGCCAGGAGTCGGTCGCCAGCGTCCAATCGCGCTTGAACTGGGGCGTTTGTATGCAGATCTGGGTCTTCGTGCCCCCCACATC
This window of the Bombiscardovia nodaiensis genome carries:
- the yteR gene encoding unsaturated rhamnogalacturonyl hydrolase YteR; this translates as MTPLDYAHATIETTQRKYKAADLPPAHHFHYHQGVFLSGVYQTYLLDGRESEFDYMKDWVDSNLTPDGKVLNQEDICLDDIMPGILIFPIYERTGDERYRHALDFLTDEIDHYRKNDEGGFWHRTDVPRQMWLDGLYMGGPFMTEYGRRFNRPDMIDEACKQALLMREKTEVKSTGLWRHVYDPDRVYPFSDPETGLSPEYWGRSVGWVPVALLDDLDNIPEDHPDRPKIIQALQDLLTAVCKYQGPDGRWWQVLDKVKQAGNWPENSCSSLFVAAIAKAVRLGLLDESYLEQAKRGYQGVIDSLKWQDTTDKDGSPARDLLIGDVCIGTGPGTYQDYCDRPTSVNDLHGLGAFLLMCAQMQRILDQE
- a CDS encoding ATPase, translating into MEAEIAGTLVGVDVGGTKTQICIQTPQFKRDWTLATDSWRQESDTVLKADMQALATLIEGKLAACGPALTSGPALTSGRPAAVAICIGLHGGDSSSQLALGQQVMDQHFAAGGPVRVVNDAELLGPAAGLASSMALVVGTGMVAVGRRADGSFLRADGYGYGWLFGDFGSAPALARESVRAILQEAVRAGEDVVMTDPLWRSFANELDLEAVTDLPLAFGSQASDAAWGKLAPAFFTALEAGSRLARGVLDQALEHMTQAITSLLARGAQGRSVVAAGGVITHQPIMVRELADRLAQVNPQPLQLQVLNQPPVEGALQLARRLLAAEEPPNARQGPVPGPATYTSVQAGA